The Triticum aestivum cultivar Chinese Spring chromosome 7B, IWGSC CS RefSeq v2.1, whole genome shotgun sequence genome window below encodes:
- the LOC123161167 gene encoding serine/threonine-protein kinase-like protein CCR4 — MLMSRRPGLATSTTPLPVLLVIAFLLAVSAAAAPPSPRQFSTVAISHTRNSTLVCALIIDRVNEDGGGNSKLQCKSMPDGRLTSYPSADIPFNAIAAGKDFLCGLMAPVGGHAAMRWWSFSEEEEARRSRPVGRRIYWGPSLRSMSAGGPHVCGLSDDHDPTCWEWPGLDLPKGLDFSLIALGQDFLCGIVKGDDTAMRCYGGAMPSTPQFTADGVDVTFQTVAAGRRHACAVDRMGGLVCWGDGNPTLRLDELPADMMAMALGRNTTCILAGNGTVRCWGVKVPEEYTHTTFVSIEADGDTVCAVMTSNYSVVCWGNDGRFDGRHLVYNNTMPGACAPKSNCSCNIVPDSGRLCGTGGGSGGEELAVCSPCKQPLNASRIVVSNGSTARLGDQGGDAKKKKTLFVGLGVASAGVLVIIVAGLAFYVLASRKSEKKAHATVRLGESSSRRLCRDGDVEIMVMPARERSASQPARPLGCEEFTLKDLSRLTNSFAEEAKIGSGSFGSVYRAKLPDGREVAIKRAERASTGARRRRRFDAERAFRSELRLLSRVNHRNLVSLLGFCEERGERILVFEFMPHGALHDHLHGEDAGSGHSPLFSSWEARLRVALDAARGVEYLHCYAVPPIIHRDIKPSNILLDDDWTAKVSDFGLSLVSGASASASPTTTSGTAGTVGYMDPEYYRLQELTERSDVYSFGVVLLELVTGRKAIHRDQSQEGSGSPRNVIEFAVPAVEAGHIDKILDSRVPAPRGHEVEAVARVAKIGAECVRPRGRGRPVMSEVVAELEWAVTLCEECVVRSASGGRNSSSRNGGSDMSRSRSRSESEDRSPYHTREFSFGSGRVAAVGHARSYSTM, encoded by the coding sequence ATGCTAATGTCTCGCCGCCCCGGCCTCGCCACCAGCACAACGCCCCTCCCCGTCCTCCTCGTgatcgccttcctcctcgccgtctccgcggccgccgcgccgccgtcgccgcgccagTTCTCCACCGTCGCCATCTCCCACACCCGCAACAGCACGCTCGTCTGCGCGCTCATCATCGACAGGGTCAACGAGGATGGCGGCGGCAACTCCAAGCTCCAGTGCAAGTCCATGCCCGACGGCCGCCTCACCTCCTATCCATCGGCCGACATCCCCTTCAACGCCATCGCCGCCGGCAAGGACTTCCTCTGCGGCCTCATGGCGCCCGTCGGCGGCCACGCCGCCATGCGCTGGTGGTCCttctccgaggaggaggaggccaggcgGTCTCGCCCAGTAGGCCGGCGCATCTACTGGGGCCCCTCGCTCCGTTCCATGTCCGCCGGCGGCCCGCACGTGTGCGGCCTCTCCGACGACCACGACCCCACCTGCTGGGAGTGGCCCGGCCTCGACCTGCCCAAGGGCCTCGACTTCTCCCTCATCGCCCTCGGCCAGGACTTCCTCTGCGGCATCGTGAAAGGCGACGACACCGCCATGAGGTGCTACGGCGGCGCCATGCCGTCGACGCCCCAGTTCACGGCCGACGGGGTTGATGTCACGTTCCAGACGGTCGCAGCTGGGCGCCGCCACGCCTGTGCCGTGGACAGGATGGGCGGCCTCGTGTGCTGGGGCGACGGGAACCCCACGCTCCgtctcgacgagctgccggccgacATGATGGCCATGGCGCTCGGCCGCAACACCACGTGCATACTCGCCGGGAACGGCACGGTCAGGTGCTGGGGCGTGAAGGTGCCGGAGGAGTACACGCACACCACCTTCGTCTCCATCGAGGCCGACGGCGACACGGTGTGTGCCGTCATGACGAGCAACTACTCCGTCGTCTGCTGGGGCAACGACGGCCGCTTCGACGGGAGGCACCTCGTCTACAACAACACCATGCCGGGAGCCTGCGCCCCTAAGAGTAACTGCTCCTGCAACATCGTACCCGACTCGGGGAGGCTTTGCGGCaccggcggcggatcgggcggcgAAGAACTCGCCGTGTGCAGCCCGTGCAAGCAGCCACTGAACGCGTCCAGGATCGTCGTCAGCAATGGGAGTACGGCCCGGCTTGGTGACCAGGGTggtgatgcgaagaagaagaagacgctcTTCGTGGGGCTCGGCGTGGCCAGCGCCGGCGTCTTGGTGATCATCGTAGCAGGGCTGGCGTTCTACGTGCTGGCGTCCAGGAAGTCGGAGAAGAAGGCGCACGCCACCGTCCGGCTCGGGGAGTCGTCGTCCAGGCGGCTCTGCCGCGACGGCGACGTGGAGATCATGGTCATGCCGGCGCGGGAGCGCTCGGCTTCGCAGCCTGCGCGACCGCTCGGGTGCGAGGAGTTCACGCTCAAGGATCTCTCGCGGCTGACGAACTCGTTCGCTGAGGAGGCCAAGATCGGGAGCGGCAGCTTCGGGTCCGTGTACCGCGCGAAGCTCCCCGACGGGCGGGAGGTCGCCATCAAGCGCGCCGAGCGCGCGTCCAccggtgcgcggcggcggcggcggttcgacGCGGAGCGGGCGTTCCGGTCGGAGCTGAGGCTGCTGTCCCGCGTGAACCACCGCAACCTGGTGTCCCTCCTGGGCTTCTGCGAGGAGCGCGGCGAGCGCATCCTCGTGTTCGAGTTCATGCCACACGGCGCGCTCCACGACCACCTCCACGGCGAGGACGCCGGGTCCGGCCACTCCCCGCTCTTCTCGTCATGGGAGGCGCGGCTCCGCGTGGCGCTGGACGCCGCCCGCGGCGTCGAGTACCTGCATTGCTACGCCGTGCCGCCCATCATCCACCGCGACATCAAGCCGTCCAACATCCTGCTCGACGACGACTGGACGGCGAAAGTCTCCGACTTCGGCCTCTCCCTCGTGAGCGGCGCGTCGGCGTCGGCGAGCCCGACGACGACGTCGGGGACGGCCGGCACGGTGGGGTACATGGACCCGGAGTACTACCGTCTCCAGGAGCTGACGGAGCGgagcgacgtgtacagcttcggcgtgGTGCTGCTGGAGCTGGTGACCGGAAGGAAGGCGATCCACCGGGACCAGAGCCAGGAAGGGAGCGGGTCGCCGAGGAACGTGATCGAGTTCGCGGTGCCGGCCGTGGAGGCCGGACACATCGACAAGATCCTCGACAGCCGGGTGCCCGCGCCTCGTGGGCacgaggtggaggcggtggcgcgcGTGGCCAAGATCGGCGCCGAGTGCGTCCGGCCGCGCGGGCGCGGGCGGCCGGTGAtgtcggaggtggtggcggagctggAGTGGGCCGTGACGCTGTGCGAAGAGTGCGTGGTCCGGTCGGCGAGCGGCGGGCGGAACAGCAGCTCCCGGAACGGCGGCTCCGACATGTCGCGGTCGAGGTCGAGATCGGAGTCGGAGGACCGGAGCCCGTACCATACGCGCGAGTTCAGCTTCGGGTCGGGCCGGGTCGCCGCAGTCGGACATGCCAGGTCCTACTCAACCATGTaa